CAGCGTCCAGGGCACCATGACGATGGCCGGGGTGTGCACGAAGATCTGGCTGCCGTCGGACTTGATCTGCGGGCTGGCCTTCACGCCCCACAGGGACACGCCCATGAGCAGCGGGGCGATGAGCTGGATGAAGGAGACGCCGAAGTTGCCGATGCCGGCCTGGAGCCCCAGCGCGGTGCCGGACTTGGCCTTGGGGAAGAAGTAGCCGGTCGAGGGCATGTAGCCGGAGAAGATGCCGCCGCCGACGCCGCCAGCGATGGACAGCACGAGCATCCACCAGAAGGGGGTCGCGGTGTTGAGCACGGCGAAGAACCAGCCCACCATGGGGAGCACGAGGATCAGCGAGGAGATGGTGACCATCTTGCGCGTGCCGATCATCGGCGGCAGGAACATGAACACGAGGCGGCTACAGCCCGCGGACAGGCCCGACGCGGAGGAGAGCCAGTAGAGCTGGCCCTTGCTGAAGTGGAAGCCGATCTCGTTGAGCTGCGGCGCGATCGCCGAGACGAGATACCAGGTGACGAACCCGATGAACAGGGAGTAGGTGGAGATAACGAGCGTGCGCCAGGCGATCTTCGAGTCCCACTGGTCGGGGTTCTCGGGGTTCCAGCCCTTGAGCACGCGGCCGGAGGTATCCAGGGTGGTCATAGCGGCCCTTCCTCGCAATGGAGGAGACAGGGCACAGCGTGAGGTGACAAAACGAGGGGGCCTCGGCCATGCCCTAGTACATATTCAACAGTTCCAGTGTCCCATACTCGGACAATTTAAACCTAGAAATATCGTGCTTAATTTTTGGGGTAAAACTCGTGGTCATGGCAATTAAATGCAATCGGCGCAGGTAGCCGCGCCTCGGCGGGGTGGCGCCGACGGTTCGCGTTCTTTCAGGGTAAGTTCTTTCGGGGGTGGCTTTCGCTGCCCTTGCTTATCGACGCTACGCTGGCGGCCTTAAGTGCGGTCTAGAATCCTTGTGAATTTTTGCTGAGAAGGGTAGGTAGGGCATGAGCGAGAAGGTGGCGGGACTGAAGGCGGCGGCGATCGTCGTTTCCGATCGCATCGTCGGCGGCGAGCGCGAGAACACGGTGACGGCCGTGCTCGAATCCGAGCTGCTGAAGGTGGCCGAGGAGGTCGTCTTAAGTGTGGTGGTCGCGGAGGGCTACGACGCCGTGTTCCAGGCGATCAACGATGCCAAGGCGGCGGGCGCCCGGCTCATCGTCACCGCGGGCGGCACCGGTATCGGCCCGCGCAACATGACCCCGGAGGCCACCGCCCAGATCCTCGAGACCAGGCTGGAGGGGCTCGAGAGCCAGGTCCTGTTCAAGGGGCTACAATCCACGCCGCAGGCGGGGCTCTCGCGCGGGCTCATCGGCGTGACCGGCAGGCATCCGAACGCCGCGATCGTGGCCAACGCCCCAAGCTCCAAGGGCGGGGTAAAGGACACGATGGCGGTGCTCATCCCCGTGGTGCCCAACATCCTCGAGGGGCTCTCGCGGGCCTAGGGTGCGAAAACGCGGCGGCAGAAGGCTCTGCCGCCGCGCGGGGTGTCGGCGGAAAACTGGGAAACTATCCGACACGCGTGAACTTGAGGTGCCAGTCGTCCGGCCCCTCCTTGAGATAGGTCAGGTCGAAGGAGTGCTCGCCCGCCTCGATCTCCCGCAGGAGCGGGATCGGGTTGTGGGGCGCGATGAGGATCATCGACTCGCCGAGCCCGCGCGAGTTGAGCGCGCCGTGGATGGCGCCGTGGCGGATGGCGTGCGGGATGATCGCGGCGTTGAGAGTGGGGATCTCGGCCTCGGCGCCGGAGCCTGCGATGGGAAGCTGGGTGACCATGTGGTTCTCCCTTGGTGGTTCGTTGTTAACGACCCCAGCCTAGCACAATAAAACCGGTAAATACCGTTTAAAAATCTGGATGTGGGGGAAGGGACACCTCGCCGAGGGCGGCCAGCTCGCCGGGGCTGTCGAAGTCCCGGGCGAGACCCGGGCAGGAAACGAGCGCCACTCGCGCATCGGAGTAGAGCCGTTTGGCCGCACTGTCGCGCACTTGGGGGAGCGCGGCGAGGGCCTCACCCAGGGCCGCGGCGTCCCACGCGACCAAGAGCGGCTGGCGGTGCCCCTCGACGACGGCCTGGGCGGCGTCCGCCCGCGCGCCGAGCGCGCCCAAAAGCCGCGGGATGCACGCGGGTGAGCGCGGCGCGTCGACGCTGAGGATCGCCACCCGCGCCGCGCCGTGGCGTGCCAGCGTCCCTATCCCGGCGTCGATGCCGGCGACGGGGCCGCCGAAGGCCGGCTGCTCGCAGGCGAGCTCGAGGGCGAAGGGGAAATCCTGGGCGTCAAGCCCGAGGTCTACGGGCGAGACCACCGCGACCGCGGCCGGGGGATCGGGCAGCGCGGCGACGCCGGAGAGGACGTGGTCGATGAGCCTTCGGCCGTCGAGAAGCACCTGCGCCTTGTCTGCCCCCATCCTGCTGCTGCGGCCGCCCGCCAGCACGATCACCGAGTACACCGAGTACGTAGTGGGCATGGGCGCCTCGCTAGCGGGGAAGCTCGCGGGACCAGTCGCCGGAGCGGCCGCCCGACTTGGCCACGATGCCGCAGGTGCGGATGTAGGCGCTGCGGTCGACGCCCTTGACCATGTCGATGAGCGCCAGCGCCGCCACCGACACCGCGGTGAGCGCCTCCATCTCCACGCCGGTGCGGTCGGCCGTGCGCACGGTCGCCTCGATGAACACGTGGTCCTCGCGCAGCTCGAGTCCCACCTCGCAGCCGTGCACGCCGATCGTGTGCGCGAGCGGCAGCAGGTCGGGTACCTTCTTCGCCGCGGAGATGCCCGCGATCCGCGCCACCGCGAGCACGTCGCCCTTGGGGACGGTGCCCTCGCGCAGCGCGGCGAGGATCTCCGGAGAGCAGGACACCTCGCCCTGGGCGGTGGCGCGGCGCACGGTCGGCTGCTTCTCGGTGACGTCGACCATGTAGGCCGAACCGGCCTCGTTGAGGTGGGTAAACCGAGGGGTGGACACGGGGAAGCTCCTTTGCGCGTGGGTGGCTGTGGGAAAGCTCGGGCGGGTGGGCCCGCTAGAGCGGGGTGACGAGGACGGTGTCCCCGTCGGCGGCGGGGCCCTCGTCCACGCCGCGGTGGACGAGGGCATTGACGCCGGTCAATGATGCCACAAAGTGGGATCCGAAGCGGCCCCCGGTGGCGGAGCCAACCACCGGCGAGCCCGCGAGGCTCAGCCTGGCCGGCACGAAGAGGTCGCGCCCGCGCGGGGCGGGGAGCTCGCCCGAGAGCCGGGCCCGAAGCCAGGGGCGCG
This is a stretch of genomic DNA from Corynebacterium vitaeruminis DSM 20294. It encodes these proteins:
- a CDS encoding DUF2249 domain-containing protein codes for the protein MVTQLPIAGSGAEAEIPTLNAAIIPHAIRHGAIHGALNSRGLGESMILIAPHNPIPLLREIEAGEHSFDLTYLKEGPDDWHLKFTRVG
- a CDS encoding molybdopterin-binding protein yields the protein MSEKVAGLKAAAIVVSDRIVGGERENTVTAVLESELLKVAEEVVLSVVVAEGYDAVFQAINDAKAAGARLIVTAGGTGIGPRNMTPEATAQILETRLEGLESQVLFKGLQSTPQAGLSRGLIGVTGRHPNAAIVANAPSSKGGVKDTMAVLIPVVPNILEGLSRA
- the mobA gene encoding molybdenum cofactor guanylyltransferase: MPTTYSVYSVIVLAGGRSSRMGADKAQVLLDGRRLIDHVLSGVAALPDPPAAVAVVSPVDLGLDAQDFPFALELACEQPAFGGPVAGIDAGIGTLARHGAARVAILSVDAPRSPACIPRLLGALGARADAAQAVVEGHRQPLLVAWDAAALGEALAALPQVRDSAAKRLYSDARVALVSCPGLARDFDSPGELAALGEVSLPPHPDF
- the moaC gene encoding cyclic pyranopterin monophosphate synthase MoaC codes for the protein MSTPRFTHLNEAGSAYMVDVTEKQPTVRRATAQGEVSCSPEILAALREGTVPKGDVLAVARIAGISAAKKVPDLLPLAHTIGVHGCEVGLELREDHVFIEATVRTADRTGVEMEALTAVSVAALALIDMVKGVDRSAYIRTCGIVAKSGGRSGDWSRELPR